The genomic interval TGGCATCTTGATTCCCTTTATGATTAGTTGATTTTTTTCTGATCTTACGGGATTTGAGGAGGTTTCTGAAGTTGTTTTTATGTTTTATTAAACCGTGGTAATATGACCGAATTTTTCCAGCCTCAGATTCAGGGAGATATCGCATGCGTACAGCGCTCTATGATCATCATGTCGCTCTTGGCGGCAAAGTGGTCGATTTTCATGGCTGGGATTTGCCATTAAATTATGGTTCACAAATTGACGAGCATCATGCGGTGCGTCAATCTGCAGGCATGTTTGATGTATCACATATGACGGTGGTGGATTGTCGCGGTTCACAAGTTATTTCCTATTTAAGAAAAATACTGGCTAATGATGTTGCCAAATTATCGCCAGGCCAAGCGATGTACAGCTGTATGTTGAATGAGCAAGGTAATGTGGTTGATGACTTGATTGCTTATAAAATCGATGACCATTATTTCCGATTAGTCGTTAACTCTGCTACTCACGATAAAGACATCGCATGGTTAATGCACTGGTCAAAAGAGTTTGATGTTGCTGTTGTGGAGATGGTTAAAAAATGTATTATTGCCATTCAGGGTCCGCAAGCGATTACTCAAGTGACACGTTTGTTAGGCGGTGAATCTGCAGAAAAACTACTTGCCTTAAAACCATTTCGGTTTTTTTCTACTGAAGATTATTTTGTGGCTAGAACCGGTTATACTGGTGAACAAGGCGTAGAAGTCATTGCTCCAGTTATGCAGGGTAAAGCATTTTGGGAAAAGTTGGTTGCTGCAGGAGTCCAGCCATGTGGTTTAGGTGCGCGTGATACGTTACGTTTAGAGGCAGGTTTAAATCTTTATGGTAATGACATGGATGAGACCACATCACCTTTAACATCTAATTTAGCATGGACAATCGTGTGGGATGATCAACGCGATTTTGTGGGCAAAGAAGCGTTAGAGCTAGAGCGAGCCCAAGGAGTGAATGCCGCTTTAGTGGGATTGATTTTGCAAGACAAAGGCGTATTGCGTACGGGCCAGCGAGTGGTGTTGAAAGATGGTCGAGAGGGTGTGATTACGAGTGGCGGTTTTTCGCCTACACTAGAAAAAGGCATTGCTTTGGCGCGGGTGTCTTTACCATTGATGTCAGCGAGTGTTGATATTCGTGGGGCGTTGAAACCAGTGTTGGTCGTCAAACCTAATTTTGTGCGTAATGGTAAAGCGGTTTATGAATTATTAGTAAAAGAAGAGGGCTAAAAATGAGTACAGTTCCTGATGAATTGAAATTTACACCGAGTCATGAGTGGGTCCGTATTGAAGATGATTTTGCGATTGTCGGCATCACGGATTTTGCGCAAACTTTGCTGGGTGAGTTGGTATACGTTGAGTTACCGGATGTCGGTGATGTTATTGCGCAAGGTGAAAGTTGTGCGGTGGTGGAATCGGTTAAAGCAGCATCGGATGTTTACTGCCCGTTGAATGGTCAAATTATTGAGGTTAACGAAGAACTTGCGGATCAACCTGAATTAGTCAACGATGATCCTTATAGTAATGGCTGGTTGTTCAAGATTCAAATGGATAACCCTGATCAAGTAGAAGAATTGTTAACGCCAGAAGAATATCAAAAGCAAGTTGCTGAAGAAGCGCACTAAAAACGAAAAACGTAGGGGCAGTGCCTTGTGCCTGCCCTTGATGATATGAGGAAAATATGCCATTTATTCCCCACAC from Gammaproteobacteria bacterium carries:
- the gcvT gene encoding glycine cleavage system aminomethyltransferase GcvT, whose translation is MRTALYDHHVALGGKVVDFHGWDLPLNYGSQIDEHHAVRQSAGMFDVSHMTVVDCRGSQVISYLRKILANDVAKLSPGQAMYSCMLNEQGNVVDDLIAYKIDDHYFRLVVNSATHDKDIAWLMHWSKEFDVAVVEMVKKCIIAIQGPQAITQVTRLLGGESAEKLLALKPFRFFSTEDYFVARTGYTGEQGVEVIAPVMQGKAFWEKLVAAGVQPCGLGARDTLRLEAGLNLYGNDMDETTSPLTSNLAWTIVWDDQRDFVGKEALELERAQGVNAALVGLILQDKGVLRTGQRVVLKDGREGVITSGGFSPTLEKGIALARVSLPLMSASVDIRGALKPVLVVKPNFVRNGKAVYELLVKEEG
- the gcvH gene encoding glycine cleavage system protein GcvH produces the protein MSTVPDELKFTPSHEWVRIEDDFAIVGITDFAQTLLGELVYVELPDVGDVIAQGESCAVVESVKAASDVYCPLNGQIIEVNEELADQPELVNDDPYSNGWLFKIQMDNPDQVEELLTPEEYQKQVAEEAH